A region of Pyxidicoccus parkwaysis DNA encodes the following proteins:
- a CDS encoding TetR/AcrR family transcriptional regulator, whose product MARAPTKQPPEAERPLRADARRNREQLLTAAHEAFSEHGADASFDDIARRAGVGIGTLYRHFPTRDALLVATLEERLVALAEKGRTLRDTEAPGDALVAWVKALIKHVTTYRGLVTVTGAALHGVSVACDTARGIGTDILARAQASGDVRRDFDYADLENMAVAVAFTTQQTATEPARARRLLTLFLDGLRPAGAAAK is encoded by the coding sequence ATGGCGCGAGCCCCCACGAAACAGCCCCCGGAAGCCGAGCGCCCGCTGCGCGCGGATGCGCGGCGCAACCGTGAGCAATTGCTCACCGCGGCGCACGAGGCCTTCTCGGAGCACGGGGCGGACGCGTCCTTCGACGACATCGCGCGGCGCGCGGGGGTGGGAATCGGGACGCTCTACCGCCACTTCCCGACGCGGGACGCGCTCCTGGTCGCGACGCTGGAGGAGCGGCTGGTGGCGCTCGCCGAGAAGGGGCGGACGCTGCGGGACACCGAGGCTCCCGGTGATGCGCTGGTGGCCTGGGTGAAGGCGCTCATCAAGCACGTCACCACGTACCGGGGCCTGGTCACCGTCACCGGGGCGGCGCTGCATGGAGTGTCCGTGGCGTGTGACACGGCGCGCGGAATCGGCACGGACATCCTGGCGCGGGCGCAGGCCTCGGGGGATGTCCGGCGAGACTTCGACTACGCGGACCTGGAGAACATGGCGGTGGCCGTGGCCTTCACCACCCAGCAGACGGCCACCGAGCCGGCCCGGGCACGGCGGCTGCTCACGCTGTTCCTCGATGGGCTGCGGCCCGCTGGCGCGGCGGCGAAGTAG
- a CDS encoding flavin monoamine oxidase family protein gives MARTPLFELFRQTTRVALAAEQQGVPSREATQWMRMDRRSVLKGLTAVGVGLTGARAGAQAAKSPPSVRVGIVGAGVAGLACAYDLKRAGVLATVHEANDRAGGRVFSLGGAFSGPVSFPGQVVERGGEFIDTGHKTMLAYAREFGLAKEDVAKRPGEVFYYFGGQHHPESAIVDEYRDFVAAMRPDLQALSGAPTADVHTQVDRQYDVMDLVAYLETRGAGPVVKAAIIAAYESEYGLEAHEQSCLNFLFFIRANRRSRFEPFGVSDERYHLVGGNQQIPRELAARLPGQLRYGERLEAARRTAAGAVELTFRRGSTAVTATYDAVVFAVPFTVLRNVSLDASLALPAWKTLAIRELGYGTNAKMMVGFQGPVWSARGCDGATYSDLADHQATWETNPGRATARDAVLTDYSSGVRGASLDPNNVAREAERFLAALDRVVPGVAPAVKRGTGGRILAHLEHWPSNPNTRGSYTAYRPGQFTSICGNEGKPVGNLYFAGEHANSFYEWQGFMEGAALSGKDTAAAILHAASVSPL, from the coding sequence TTGGCACGTACCCCTCTGTTCGAGCTGTTTCGTCAGACCACCCGTGTCGCGCTGGCAGCGGAGCAGCAGGGAGTTCCCAGCCGGGAGGCCACGCAGTGGATGCGGATGGACCGGCGCTCCGTGTTGAAGGGGCTGACCGCGGTGGGCGTGGGCCTCACGGGAGCGCGAGCCGGAGCCCAGGCCGCGAAGTCGCCGCCCTCCGTGAGGGTGGGCATCGTCGGCGCGGGCGTGGCGGGGCTGGCGTGCGCGTACGACTTGAAGCGCGCGGGCGTCCTCGCCACCGTGCACGAAGCCAACGACAGAGCCGGCGGCCGCGTCTTCTCGCTGGGCGGCGCCTTCAGCGGGCCGGTGTCCTTCCCCGGACAGGTGGTGGAGCGCGGTGGCGAGTTCATCGACACCGGCCACAAGACGATGCTGGCCTATGCGCGGGAGTTCGGCCTCGCGAAGGAGGACGTGGCGAAGAGGCCCGGCGAGGTCTTCTACTACTTCGGCGGCCAGCACCACCCCGAGTCCGCCATCGTCGACGAGTACCGCGACTTCGTGGCCGCCATGCGTCCTGACTTGCAGGCCCTCTCCGGTGCGCCCACGGCGGACGTGCATACGCAGGTGGACCGGCAATACGACGTGATGGACCTGGTTGCCTACCTGGAGACGCGCGGCGCGGGCCCGGTGGTGAAGGCGGCCATCATCGCCGCGTACGAGTCCGAGTACGGACTGGAGGCGCACGAGCAGAGCTGCCTCAACTTCCTTTTCTTCATCCGAGCCAACCGGCGCTCGCGCTTCGAGCCTTTCGGCGTCAGCGACGAGCGCTACCACCTGGTGGGGGGCAATCAGCAGATTCCTCGCGAGCTGGCGGCGCGGCTGCCCGGGCAGCTCCGCTACGGCGAGCGACTGGAGGCGGCGCGCAGGACGGCGGCCGGCGCGGTGGAATTGACGTTCCGCCGAGGGAGCACGGCGGTGACGGCCACCTACGACGCGGTGGTGTTCGCGGTGCCCTTCACCGTGCTGCGCAATGTCTCGCTGGATGCGTCGCTGGCGCTGCCGGCGTGGAAGACACTGGCGATTCGGGAGCTCGGCTACGGCACCAACGCGAAGATGATGGTGGGCTTCCAGGGGCCCGTCTGGAGCGCGCGAGGCTGCGACGGGGCGACGTACTCGGACCTGGCGGACCATCAGGCCACGTGGGAGACGAACCCGGGGCGGGCCACGGCGCGAGACGCGGTGCTGACGGACTACTCCAGCGGCGTGCGCGGAGCCTCGCTGGACCCGAACAACGTGGCGCGCGAGGCGGAGCGCTTCCTGGCGGCGCTGGACAGGGTGGTTCCAGGCGTGGCGCCGGCGGTGAAGCGCGGCACGGGCGGCCGCATCCTCGCGCACCTGGAGCACTGGCCGAGCAACCCCAACACACGGGGTAGCTACACCGCATACCGGCCCGGCCAGTTCACGAGCATCTGCGGCAACGAGGGCAAGCCCGTGGGCAACCTGTACTTCGCGGGTGAGCACGCCAACTCGTTCTACGAATGGCAGGGCTTCATGGAGGGCGCCGCGCTGTCCGGCAAGGACACCGCGGCGGCCATCCTCCATGCCGCCAGCGTGAGCCCGCTCTGA